Genomic DNA from Modestobacter versicolor:
GTCGGCTGCGACACCACCTCGTGCGGCGCCTGCACGGTCGTCGTCGACGGCCTGTCGGTGAAGTCGTGCACGGTGCTGGCGGTCGCCACCGACGGCTCCCAGGTCACCACGCTGGAGGGGCTGGCCGGCCCGGACGGCGAGCTGCACCCCATGCAGGCCGCCTTCCGCGCCGAGCACGGCCTGCAGTGCGGCTTCTGCACGCCGGGCATGGTGATGGCCGCGATCGGGGTGCTCGCCGACAACCCCGACCCGACCGACCGGGAGGTCCGCGAGGGCCTGGAGGGCAACCTCTGCCGGTGCACCGGCTACCACAACATCGTCCGGGCGGTCCGCACCGCGGCCCAGGCCGGCCCGGCCGCCGGCCAGGTCCCCCAGGCGCAGGAGGTCGAAGCATGATCCCGGCGCCGTTCGACTACGTGAAGGTGACCTCGGTCGAGGAGGCGCTGGAGGCGCTGGCCGAGCACGGTGAGGACGCCAAGCTGCTGGCCGGCGGGCACTCGCTGCTGCCGATCATGAAGCTGCGGCTGGCGGTGCCGACCGCGCTGATCGACATCAGCGGCATCTCCGAGCTGTCCTACGTCCGGGTCGAGGGTGACGAGGTGGCCATCGGCGCCACCACCCGGCACCACGAGCTGGAGCGCTCGGCGGTGGCCCTCGCCGAGGTGCCGTTGCTGCCGCACGTCGCCGGCCGGGTCGGCGACCCGCAGGTGCGGCACCGGGGCACCCTCGGGGGCACCGTGGCGCACAGCGACCCCGCCTCCGACCTGCCCACCGCACTGCTCGCGCTCGGCGGCACCGTCGTCGTCCAGGGGCCGGCCGGTCGCCGGGAGATCCCGGTGACCGAGTTCTGGCTGGGCTTCTTCGAGACGGCGCTGTCACCCGACGAGCTGGTCGTCGAGATCCGGGTGCCGCGCACCGGTGCGGCCGGGTGGGGGTACGAGAAGTTCACCCGCCGGGAGAACGACTGGCCGATCGTCGCCGCAGCCGCGGTGCAGGGCCGGGTGGCGCTGGCCAACATGGCCGGGGCCGTCGTCCGGGCCAGCGCGACCGAGGCGGCGCTGGCCGGCGGTGCCTCGATCGCCGACGCCGCCGCACTGGCCGACGAGGGCACCTCGCCGAACTCGGACATGCACGCCGACGCCGACTACCGCCGTCACCTGGCCCGGCTGCTCACCCGCCGAGCCCTGGAGAAGGCCGCCGCCTGAAGAAGGACCCCCTGCCCCCCACCGCTCGCAAGCTCGCGGCGGCCCCTGCAGGGGGGCCGAGAACCGAAGATGGCCATCTCGGGGGCCCATGAGGCCCCGGAGATGGCCATCTCTGGGTCGAGGGGGTCCTTCGTCAGCCGGCGGGGGTGAGCATCCCGGCGCCGACGGTGGCGTTGGTCGCCTCGTCGATGAGGATGAACCGGCCGGTCACCCGGTTGCGGTGGTAGTCGTCGACGAACAGCGGCTGGGTGGTGCGCAGCCGCACCCGGCCGATGTCGTTGAGGCCGAGGCTCGGGGCGTCGGGCTCCCGGTGCAGGGTGTTGACGTCCAGCCGGTACTGCAGCTCCTTCACCATGGCGCGCACCGTGCGGGTGGTGTGCTTGACCGCCAGCCGCATCCGGGGCACCAGCGGGGTGTCGGCCATCCAGCAGACCAGCGCGTCGAGGTCCTGGGTGACGTGCGGGGCGTTGTGCGGCCGGCAGATCAGATCGCCGCGGGAGACGTCGAGGTCGTCGGCGAGCCGCACGGTGACCGACATGGGCGGGAAGGCGGCGTCCACCGGGCCGTCCGGGCCGTCGATCGCGGCGACCGTCGTCGTCAGGCCGCTGGGCAGCACCTGCACCTCGTCGCCGGGCCGGAGCACGCCGGCGGCCACCCGGCCGGCGTAGCCGCGGTAGTCGTGGAAGGCGTCGGACTGCGGCCGGATCACGTACTGCACCGGGAACCGGGTGTCGACCAGGTTGCGATCGCTGGCCACGTGCACGTGCTCGAGGTGGTGCAGCAGGGAGGCGCCCTGGTACCAGGGCATGTTCGCCGAGCGGGTCACCACGTTGTCGCCCTGCAGCGCCGCGATGGGCACCACGGTGAGGTCGGGGACGTCGAGCTTGGCGGCGAAGGCGGAGAACTCGTCGCGGATGCCCTCGTAGACCTCCTCCGACCAGTCGACGAGGTCCATCTTGTTGACCGCCACCACCAGGTGCGGCACCCGCAGCAGCGACGCCAGGAAGGCGTGCCGGCGGCTCTGCTCGACCATGCCCTTGCGGGCGTCGACCAGCACGATCGCCAGGTCGGCGGTGGAGGCGCCGGTGACCATGTTCCGGGTGTACTGCACGTGCCCCGGGGTGTCGGCGAGGATGAACGTGCGCCGCGGGGTGGTGAAGTACCGGTAGGCCACGTCGATGGTGATGCCCTGCTCGCGCTCGGCCCGCAGCCCGTCGGTGAGCAGCGCCAGGTCGACGTAGTCGCCCTTGCTGGCCCGCTCGATGGCGGCGTACTGGTCCTCGAACACGGCCTTGCTGTCGAACAGCAGCCGGCCGATCAGGGTGCTCTTGCCGTCGTCGACCGAGCCGGCGGTGGCGATCCGCAGGATGTCCTTGCGGGCGTGCGCGATCTCCGCGGCGGCCTCGGCGGCTGCGGAGTGGACGTCGATGGGGGCGGCCATCAGAAGTACCCCTCCTTCTTGCGGTCCTCCATGGCGGCGTCGCTGACCTTGTCGTCGCCGCGGGTGGCGCCGCGCTCGGTCAGCCGGGTCACCGCGATCTCGGCGATGACCTCCTCGACGTTGGTCGCCGTCGAGCGGACGGCGGCGGTCAGGTTGGCGTCGCCGACGGTGCGGTACCGGACGCTCTCCCGCAGCACCTGCTCGCCGTCGCGGGGCGTGATGAACTCGTTGACCGCGTAGAGCATCCCCTGCCGGTCGACGACGTCGCGCTCCCTGGCCAGGTAGAGCTGCGGGATCGCGATCTCCTCCTGGGCGATGTAGCCCCAGATGTCCAGCTCGGTCCAGTTGGACAGCGGGAACACCCGGATCGACTCGCCGAGGTGGGTGCGGCCGTTGTAGAGGTCCCAGAGCTCGGGGCGCTGGTTCTTCGGGTCCCACTGGCCGAACTCGTCGCGGAAGGAGAACACCCGCTCCTTGGCCCGCGCCTTGTCCTCGTCGCGCCGCGCACCACCGAAGAGTGCGGTGAAGCCGTGCTGCTCGACGGCGTCCAGCAGCACCGGGGTCTGGATCCGGTTGCGCGAGCCGTTGGGCTCCTCGCGCACCGTGCCGGCGGCGATGGCGTCCGGTACCGACGCGACGACCAGGTCCACGCCCAGCTCGGCGACCCGCTTGTCGCGGAACTCCAGCACCTCGGGGAAGTTCAGCCCGGTGTCGACGTGCATCACCGGGAACGGGATGCGGGCCGGGGCGAAGGCCTTGCGGGCGAGCTCCAGCATCACGATGGAGTCCTTGCCGCCGGAGAAGAGCAGCACCGGCCGCTCGGACTCGGCGGCCACCTCGCGCAGCACGTGGATGGACTCGGCCTCCAGCGTCTGCAGCTGGGTGAGCCGGTGGTCGGCGGTGGTCACGCTGGAGGCTCCCGGGTGTCGGGGACGACGGCAGGTGCCGCCGGACGGCGACGTGTTCGAGCGGGGCAACCCGATCGAGGTGGTGCGGATTCCCCGCACCAGTGTCCGTCATGGCCCCCCGGCCGCCGTCGTGCGGTCGGTCACGTCCCGCCCGTGGGGGGTCAGACCGGCTCGGGCGCGGGGGCGGCCGGACCCGAGCGGGGCAGCCGGACGGCGAAGGTCGACCCCTCGCCCGGGGCGGTGGTGAGGTCGACCCGACCGCCGTGCGCCGCGACCAGGGAGGCGACGATGGACAGGCCCAGCCCGGTGCCCCCGGCGGCGCGGGTGCGCGAGGCGTCGGCCCGGTAGAAGCGCTCGAAGACCCGGTCCGCGTCGCCGGGGGCCAGCCCCGGGCCCTCGTCGCGCACCGCGAGCACCACCACGTCCGGGTCCGCCGGGTCCTCCGACAGCGTGACCGTCACCTTCGCCTCGACCGGGGTGTGCGTGAGCGCGTTGGTGACCAGGTTGCCGATGACCTGGCGCAGCCGGGCCTCGTCGCCCTGGACGACGGGGGCGTCGCTCAGCGACTCGTCCAGCCGCAGGGTCACCGGCCGGTCGGGCTGCACCGCCCGGGCGTCGTGGACGGCGTCCCCGGCCAGCTCGGCCAGGTCGACCGGGCCCAGGGTGAGCGGCCGCTGCTGGTCCAGCCGGGCCAGCTGCAGCAGGTC
This window encodes:
- a CDS encoding sulfate adenylyltransferase subunit 1, with the protein product MAAPIDVHSAAAEAAAEIAHARKDILRIATAGSVDDGKSTLIGRLLFDSKAVFEDQYAAIERASKGDYVDLALLTDGLRAEREQGITIDVAYRYFTTPRRTFILADTPGHVQYTRNMVTGASTADLAIVLVDARKGMVEQSRRHAFLASLLRVPHLVVAVNKMDLVDWSEEVYEGIRDEFSAFAAKLDVPDLTVVPIAALQGDNVVTRSANMPWYQGASLLHHLEHVHVASDRNLVDTRFPVQYVIRPQSDAFHDYRGYAGRVAAGVLRPGDEVQVLPSGLTTTVAAIDGPDGPVDAAFPPMSVTVRLADDLDVSRGDLICRPHNAPHVTQDLDALVCWMADTPLVPRMRLAVKHTTRTVRAMVKELQYRLDVNTLHREPDAPSLGLNDIGRVRLRTTQPLFVDDYHRNRVTGRFILIDEATNATVGAGMLTPAG
- the cysD gene encoding sulfate adenylyltransferase subunit CysD; translated protein: MTTADHRLTQLQTLEAESIHVLREVAAESERPVLLFSGGKDSIVMLELARKAFAPARIPFPVMHVDTGLNFPEVLEFRDKRVAELGVDLVVASVPDAIAAGTVREEPNGSRNRIQTPVLLDAVEQHGFTALFGGARRDEDKARAKERVFSFRDEFGQWDPKNQRPELWDLYNGRTHLGESIRVFPLSNWTELDIWGYIAQEEIAIPQLYLARERDVVDRQGMLYAVNEFITPRDGEQVLRESVRYRTVGDANLTAAVRSTATNVEEVIAEIAVTRLTERGATRGDDKVSDAAMEDRKKEGYF
- a CDS encoding FAD binding domain-containing protein gives rise to the protein MIPAPFDYVKVTSVEEALEALAEHGEDAKLLAGGHSLLPIMKLRLAVPTALIDISGISELSYVRVEGDEVAIGATTRHHELERSAVALAEVPLLPHVAGRVGDPQVRHRGTLGGTVAHSDPASDLPTALLALGGTVVVQGPAGRREIPVTEFWLGFFETALSPDELVVEIRVPRTGAAGWGYEKFTRRENDWPIVAAAAVQGRVALANMAGAVVRASATEAALAGGASIADAAALADEGTSPNSDMHADADYRRHLARLLTRRALEKAAA
- a CDS encoding (2Fe-2S)-binding protein; its protein translation is MKVSITVNGEQRTDEVEPRLLLAHYLRETCGLRATNVGCDTTSCGACTVVVDGLSVKSCTVLAVATDGSQVTTLEGLAGPDGELHPMQAAFRAEHGLQCGFCTPGMVMAAIGVLADNPDPTDREVREGLEGNLCRCTGYHNIVRAVRTAAQAGPAAGQVPQAQEVEA